One stretch of Sphingomonas rosea DNA includes these proteins:
- a CDS encoding TonB-dependent receptor, which produces MNRSCLLLAGASLSAMSLAAPAIAQTVPTPPANDGKIQTGAGASDQAGDAPSGTTQAAAQGDGTDIVVTAQRRAEALQSVPISVSAFNADALQKQQISNATDLQLSLPNVTFTKTNFTSSSFTIRGIGDLCVGFSCDRATGIHFNDMPLVENRLFETEYFDLERVEVLRGPQGTLYGRNATSGVVNFITARPKIGEWSGNATAEFGNYESRKFTGALNVPVTDFAALRLAGYSLTRGGYTKNLFDGSKIDGRDLYALRGTLRLRPTSGTTVDLIGYIFREDDDRSRIQKQLCARDNTGILGCRPDRLENGTVNANATLAGILTSRQFFTLNSPVLAPLALSDLNGPDTFFGNAINPADLRTVNTDFNPTYKAKETILQARIEQELGQQFSLTLTGGYAKSLVDSRTDYSLTAGSSLANNPGLVNLATLPSLPGAFFPQTGGVNPYQFFTPVAQRFIPNGPAGAACISEPNPQFSGIYGGNVAQCTAAGGEFDRSNSHYRQYSLEGHVDSNFDGPLNFIVGGIYTDGRFTDSNYYVVSSGLDYAAGILGAATTLAQRLGGNATFPQVYLAPPFYDSQVTDFRLKSSGIFGDATFEVSDKFKISGGLRWSHDAKRQVARAPLLKFPAIVGVADANTSPFLAAYDADPAVAGSQVFAIGKVSFSRLTGRLVLDYQLTRNNLVYASYSRGYKAGGLNPPIDPTFNISPTFAPEAINAFEVGTKNTLFGGVLRLNASAFYYDYKGLQLSRIVARTSVNDNTDAQIYGVEVEGVLRPTNDLLLNFSGSYLKSKIKGLSLVDPRDPSGGRADAVIIKNLTDGSNCAVVPTTTLPAGAAAGLVGAFNAGVNAATGNNLAAPVPVPGTNATGAYSICYGAGSLSDTIANPPAALRAAFGVATGPLPFTVTEGVAINVNGNELPQSPNWKFSAGAQYTARLGRWTLVPRADIAYTGRYYARSFNNPIDRIDAFTVINAQVQLNAPGDRWNVRAFVQNLTNSDAVTGLYTGDQSSGIYTNVFTLEPRRYGVSVGVKF; this is translated from the coding sequence ATGAACCGTTCGTGCCTGCTGCTGGCCGGAGCCTCGCTCTCGGCCATGTCCCTTGCCGCGCCCGCCATCGCCCAGACGGTGCCGACACCGCCCGCGAACGACGGCAAGATCCAGACCGGTGCAGGCGCGTCGGACCAGGCCGGCGACGCGCCGAGCGGGACCACGCAGGCCGCGGCGCAGGGCGACGGAACGGACATCGTCGTCACCGCCCAGCGCCGCGCCGAAGCGCTGCAGTCGGTGCCGATCTCGGTCTCGGCCTTCAACGCCGACGCGCTTCAGAAGCAGCAGATCTCGAACGCCACCGACCTGCAGCTCAGCCTGCCCAACGTCACCTTCACCAAGACCAACTTCACCTCGTCGAGCTTCACCATCCGAGGCATCGGCGACCTGTGCGTCGGCTTCAGCTGCGACCGCGCGACCGGCATCCACTTCAACGACATGCCGCTGGTCGAGAACCGCCTGTTCGAGACCGAATATTTCGACCTCGAGCGGGTCGAGGTGCTGCGCGGACCGCAAGGCACGCTCTATGGCCGCAACGCGACGTCGGGCGTGGTCAACTTCATCACCGCCCGGCCCAAGATCGGCGAGTGGAGCGGCAACGCCACCGCCGAATTCGGGAATTACGAATCGCGCAAGTTCACCGGCGCGCTCAATGTGCCGGTCACCGATTTCGCCGCGCTCCGGCTCGCCGGCTATTCGCTGACCCGCGGCGGCTATACCAAGAACCTCTTCGACGGCAGCAAGATCGACGGGCGCGACCTCTACGCCCTGCGCGGAACGCTTCGCCTTCGTCCGACCAGCGGGACCACGGTCGACCTCATCGGCTACATCTTCCGCGAGGACGACGACCGCAGCCGCATCCAGAAGCAGCTTTGCGCCCGCGACAATACGGGCATCCTCGGCTGCCGCCCCGACCGCCTCGAAAACGGCACGGTCAACGCCAATGCGACGCTCGCTGGGATCCTGACCTCCCGGCAATTCTTCACGCTCAACAGCCCCGTCCTCGCGCCGCTCGCACTGAGCGACTTGAACGGCCCGGACACCTTCTTCGGCAATGCGATCAATCCGGCGGACCTGCGCACCGTCAACACCGACTTCAATCCGACGTACAAGGCGAAGGAGACGATCCTCCAGGCCCGGATCGAGCAGGAACTCGGGCAGCAGTTCAGCCTGACGCTGACCGGCGGCTACGCCAAGTCGCTCGTCGACAGCCGCACCGATTATTCGCTCACCGCCGGGTCGAGCCTCGCCAACAATCCCGGCCTCGTGAATCTCGCCACCCTGCCCAGCCTGCCCGGCGCCTTCTTCCCGCAGACGGGCGGTGTGAATCCCTACCAGTTCTTCACGCCGGTGGCGCAGCGCTTCATTCCGAACGGCCCGGCCGGCGCGGCCTGCATTTCCGAGCCCAACCCGCAGTTCAGCGGCATCTACGGCGGCAATGTTGCGCAATGCACCGCGGCGGGCGGCGAGTTCGACCGCTCCAATTCACACTATCGGCAATATTCGCTCGAGGGTCATGTCGACAGCAACTTCGACGGGCCGCTCAATTTCATCGTCGGCGGGATCTACACCGACGGCCGCTTTACCGACTCCAACTATTACGTGGTCTCGAGCGGGCTCGATTATGCGGCGGGAATCCTCGGCGCGGCGACCACGCTCGCCCAACGCCTCGGCGGGAACGCGACCTTCCCGCAGGTCTATCTCGCGCCCCCATTCTACGATTCGCAAGTCACCGACTTCCGATTGAAGAGCAGCGGCATCTTCGGCGACGCGACCTTCGAGGTCAGCGACAAGTTCAAGATTTCGGGCGGCCTGCGCTGGAGCCACGACGCCAAGCGCCAGGTCGCGCGCGCGCCGCTACTCAAGTTTCCCGCCATCGTCGGCGTGGCCGACGCCAATACCTCGCCCTTCCTCGCCGCCTATGACGCCGACCCCGCGGTCGCCGGCAGCCAGGTGTTCGCGATCGGCAAGGTCAGCTTCTCGCGGCTGACCGGGCGGCTGGTGCTCGACTACCAGCTGACCCGCAACAACCTCGTCTATGCCTCCTATTCGCGCGGCTACAAGGCGGGCGGCCTCAACCCGCCGATCGATCCCACCTTCAACATCTCGCCGACCTTCGCGCCCGAGGCAATCAACGCCTTCGAGGTGGGCACCAAGAACACATTGTTCGGCGGCGTGCTGCGGCTCAACGCCTCGGCCTTCTACTACGACTACAAGGGCTTGCAGCTGAGCCGGATCGTCGCGCGCACGAGCGTCAACGACAACACCGACGCGCAGATCTACGGGGTCGAGGTCGAGGGCGTCCTTCGCCCGACCAACGACCTCCTCCTCAATTTCTCGGGCTCCTACCTCAAGAGCAAGATCAAGGGGCTGAGCCTGGTCGATCCGCGCGATCCCTCGGGGGGACGCGCCGACGCGGTCATCATCAAGAACCTCACCGACGGATCGAACTGCGCGGTGGTGCCCACGACGACGCTTCCGGCCGGCGCCGCGGCGGGACTGGTCGGCGCGTTCAACGCGGGCGTCAACGCCGCGACCGGAAACAACCTCGCCGCACCGGTGCCCGTGCCCGGGACCAACGCCACGGGCGCCTACAGCATCTGTTACGGCGCCGGCTCGCTGTCCGACACCATCGCCAATCCGCCCGCGGCGCTGCGTGCGGCCTTCGGGGTCGCGACCGGGCCGCTGCCCTTCACCGTCACCGAGGGCGTCGCGATCAACGTCAACGGCAACGAACTTCCGCAATCGCCCAACTGGAAGTTCTCGGCGGGTGCGCAATATACCGCGCGCCTCGGCCGCTGGACGCTCGTCCCCCGCGCCGACATCGCCTACACCGGCCGCTATTACGCGCGCAGCTTCAACAACCCGATCGACCGCATCGACGCCTTCACGGTGATCAACGCGCAGGTCCAGTTGAACGCGCCGGGCGACCGCTGGAACGTGCGCGCCTTCGTGCAGAACCTGACCAACAGCGACGCGGTCACCGGCCTTTACACCGGCGACCAGTCCTCGGGCATCTACACCAACGTCTTCACACTCGAGCCGCGTCGCTACGGCGTGTCGGTGGGCGTCAAGTTCTAG